The following coding sequences lie in one Candidatus Nealsonbacteria bacterium genomic window:
- a CDS encoding DHH family phosphoesterase, which yields MAEIKNLKKTAERILKAIKNKEKIILFADADLDGTCSVIILEESIKNLGGKIEKIYFPDREKEGYGINEQALGNLKKLAPALLISLDCGIGNFKEVKIAKKIGFEVIIIDHHEILKKIPSVSIVIDPKQKGDKYPFKGFSTTGIIYKLSEVLLKEKLNGILKKNLLELAALATISDMMPQVQDNMILIEEGLSFLPETVRPGLKVFWKIDEVKESKQIKMMVQKIISVMNAAETKDHLTESYILLNALDEETAEDLVRDLIVKSAEKHLKIRDITFEVEKIILKNYTYPIVFEGKEDWPLVLMGPVASRICRDYQKPVFVYRKGEKISRGAVRTPKGINSVDAMKSCEKLLETFGGHPLASGFTVNNKNLEKFKDCLVDYFSKIKK from the coding sequence TTGTTCAGTTATCATTCTAGAAGAGTCCATTAAGAACTTAGGCGGAAAAATAGAAAAAATTTATTTTCCCGACAGAGAAAAAGAAGGATACGGGATTAACGAACAGGCCTTGGGTAATTTAAAAAAATTAGCTCCCGCTTTGTTGATTTCTTTGGACTGCGGGATAGGAAACTTCAAAGAAGTAAAAATAGCTAAAAAGATTGGGTTTGAGGTTATAATTATTGACCACCACGAAATTCTGAAAAAAATTCCTTCGGTTTCCATCGTGATAGACCCGAAACAAAAAGGGGATAAATACCCCTTTAAAGGTTTTTCTACTACAGGCATTATTTATAAATTAAGTGAAGTTCTTTTGAAAGAAAAATTAAATGGAATTTTGAAGAAAAATTTATTGGAACTTGCAGCATTAGCCACCATTTCCGACATGATGCCTCAGGTTCAAGATAACATGATTTTAATCGAAGAGGGGCTATCCTTTTTACCGGAAACCGTGAGGCCTGGGCTTAAAGTCTTTTGGAAAATAGACGAGGTTAAAGAATCAAAACAAATTAAAATGATGGTTCAAAAAATAATCTCGGTAATGAATGCGGCTGAAACCAAAGACCATTTAACCGAATCCTACATTCTTTTAAACGCCTTAGACGAAGAAACGGCCGAAGATTTAGTCAGAGATTTAATTGTAAAAAGCGCCGAGAAGCATTTAAAAATAAGAGATATCACTTTTGAGGTAGAAAAAATAATTTTAAAAAATTATACTTATCCTATTGTGTTTGAAGGGAAAGAAGACTGGCCCTTAGTTTTGATGGGACCGGTTGCTTCAAGAATTTGTCGGGATTATCAAAAACCGGTTTTTGTTTACAGGAAAGGAGAAAAAATAAGCCGGGGGGCGGTAAGAACTCCCAAGGGCATAAATTCGGTTGACGCAATGAAGAGCTGTGAAAAGCTTTTAGAGACTTTTGGCGGTCATCCTTTGGCCTCCGGTTTTACCGTAAACAATAAAAACTTGGAAAAATTTAAAGATTGTTTAGTGGATTATTTTTCAAAAATTAAAAAATAA
- a CDS encoding ribonuclease HI family protein: MEKIFVYTDGGSRGNPGPSAIGVLILNEKNEIIKKYSQYLGDNFTNNEAEYQAVILALKKIKALFGKNKIKNLDIELRADSELLVSQLNGEYKILDSKIQPLFLLVWNLKIDFKKIKFVFVGREKNTGAHNLAEQALNEKSYSQKLF, from the coding sequence ATGGAAAAAATTTTTGTCTATACCGACGGCGGTTCCCGGGGAAACCCCGGGCCTTCGGCGATCGGCGTTTTAATTTTAAACGAAAAAAACGAAATTATAAAAAAATATTCTCAATATCTGGGAGATAATTTTACCAATAACGAAGCCGAGTATCAGGCGGTTATCCTTGCTTTAAAAAAAATTAAAGCTCTTTTTGGAAAAAATAAAATTAAAAACCTCGATATCGAGTTAAGAGCGGATTCAGAGCTTTTAGTCAGCCAGTTGAATGGAGAATATAAAATTTTAGATTCAAAAATTCAACCATTGTTTCTTTTGGTTTGGAATTTAAAAATTGACTTTAAAAAAATTAAATTTGTTTTTGTCGGCCGGGAAAAAAACACGGGAGCCCATAATTTAGCCGAACAAGCTCTTAATGAAAAATCATATTCTCAAAAGTTGTTTTAG